In the Leptospira fletcheri genome, ACAACCGGTCACCACGGGTAAAACATGCTGGAACCCTTTCATTTCGGGCAGGACCGAAGCGATCTGAGTAAAGGAAACCGAACCGGAATACCAGTATGTCAGAGCGATCGCGATCACCATAGCCAAGTCCGCGACCCGATTCGTAAGAAACGCCTTAATGCCTGCGTTTGCGGCGGTTTCTTTATGGGTATCGAAACCGATGAGCAGATAAGAGCAAAGACCCACGCCTTCCCAACCGAAGAACAGGACCACTAGATTTTCCGCGAGAACCAGATGTAACATGGAGAAAAGAAACAGATTCAGATAGGAAAAGAACCGTGCGATCCCTGGATTGCCCTTCATATATCCGATCGAATACAGATGAATCAGACTTCCGATCCCAGTAATAATCAGGACCATAAAAAGGGAAAGCTGATCCAATTGATAAGCGACTTCTATGTTAAAACCGCCCACCTCCAACCAACGGAAAAAAGGAACGATCTCCGGAACGGTTCTCTCCATGGGCCTATAGTTCAAAAAAGCGAATACCCCGAAGCCGAAGGAAAGGAAGGAGAAGAAGGTACCTACGATTCCCGACCAACTCCCTTTTAGAATCCTGCCGAATAGGGCGTTGATTCCCGCTCCGACCAGGGGCAAAAGAACGATCAGAGGTATCAATACGTTCCAAGTCATATTTTCACCACTTCATCAGATTCATTTCGTCGACGAAGCTGGTCTTCTTCCTGCGCTGGATCGCGACGACTAACGCCAATCCGATCGCCGCTTCCGCAGCGGCTATGGCCATCACGAAGAAGACTATCACCTCTCCTTGGACCTGCTGCAACGCTTTGGAAAAGGTCACGAATACCAAATTCACGGAATTCAGGATCAGCTCCACGGACATGAAGATCACAACCGCACTCCGACGAAAAAGTACGCCGGCAACCCCGATGGTAAATACGATACATGCTAAAATCAGAATATACTCTACCGGAATACCCGAAATGGTCGGATTCAACACGGACGGATTCATAGATCGCCCTCCCCGGGTTTTTTCCCGAGATTTTTCTTTCCTAAAATTACCGCTCCGAGCACGGCCGCTAATAACAGGACGGACAATACCTCGAAAGGAAGAAGATAGTCCAAAAACATCGAAGCTCCTACTACTGCGGTATTTCCGCGTACCGTTTTCGGCTTGGAGAGGCCCCCGTTTTCCGCCGCGATGGAATACTCGTATTCTCCGGACGAAGAATAGCCGTGCGCAGGAGATTGCGAATTCGGAACTCCTTCCCGAACCGCATTGGTCAGGACGATTCCCAAGATAGCCACGAAAAAGAGGAGAAAGAACTTTTTAGCGGGATGCTTCCACAACTTAGAAATTCCGTCGTCATGAAGGGATAAGAGCATCAATACGAATACGACCAAAACCATGATCGCTCCCGCATATACAAGCACTTGCATGGTCGCGACAAAAACGGATCCCAGCACCGCATAGATACCCGCTAAGGCAAAAAAAGCCAACACGAGTAGGACCGCGGAACTGATCGGGTTCGGATGAAACACCACTCCCAAGGCTCCGGCGATTAACACTCCGGAAAAAACGAAGAAGAGCAGTAATTGAGGATGATCGAAAATACCTACCATTTCCAAAACCCGTCCATACCGATGTAAACGCTTGCGATGACGATATTCGCCACAGCCCAAGGAATCATTTTTTTCCAACCGATGGTCATCAGTTGATCGTAACGGAATCGTGGAAGAGTCCAACGAACCCACATGAACAGGAATGCAAAGAAAAGCACTTTACCGGTAAAGAAGAGCAGTCCGAAAATCGCGCGGAATTGTGAACCTTCCAGAATTCCGAAAGGCACGTTATAACCTCCGAAAAAAAGCAGGGAGACGACACAACTCATGGTCACCATGTTCATGTATTCCGCGATAAAAAAGAGTGCGAATTTAAACGCTCCGTATTCGGTATGAAATCCTACGACCAATTCCGATTCCGCCTCGGCCAAATCGAAAGGTAGACGATTCGTCTCCGCGAACATAGCGACCACAAAAACCAAAAACGCGATCAAGCCGGGAAGTTTAAAAACGTTCCAAAGTCCTACCTGAGCATCGTTGATATCGGTTAATCTTAAGGAACCAGTTAAGATCACGATCGCCGCCACGGACATCCCGAGAGGGAGTTCGTAACTGATCATCTGAGCGGTGGAACGGATCCCTCCGATTAAGGAATATTTATTATTACTAGACCAACCTGCCAGAATGATCCCGTAAACCGCAAGGCTCGAAATCGCGAACAAAAAAAGAATCCCGGTATCCGGATTCGCGATCTGCAAATCCAGCGATGCCAATCCCGTCTTTCGGGAAATCCACTCCGGAAGAGGCAGAACACCGCCGAGAGGAACCACAGCCCAAGCCATGATGGCACAGGTCATGGAAATTCCGGGAGCGATCAGATACATGACCTTATTTACGTTCTTCGGAAAAATCTCTTCTTTCGTTAAAAATTTGATCCCGTCCGCCAAAGGCTGAAAAAGACCGAACGGCCCGGCTCGGTTCGGACCTTTGCGATCCTGGATATAACCCGCAACCTTTCGTTCGGCTAACGTGTAATAAGCGCAGGCAGTGATGAATACTAGGAAAAAAAGAACGCTCTTCAGCAGCCAAAAGAGAATCTGGTTCCAATCCATTTCGTTTTAAACTCCTGAGGCGACGGGAGAAGGGGCTTTTGCACGGTCCTTCAGCTTTGCTTCGAACTCATGCCGAAACTTTTGGATTGTCGGTCGTACGGCCCCTACGCAGGCGTCGGAAAGCGGGCAAATTGTAGTTCCGCCTTCCATGTTCCTGGAAAGGGAAAGAATCAATTCCAAATCCTCCGAGGTTCCTTCTCCCTCCCGGATTTTATGAAGCAAATCTCGGACCCAATGAGTTCCTTCGCGACAAGGAGTGCACTGCCCGCAGGATTCGTGCGCGTAAAAACGGGCGAATCGATAGGTGGTTTCGACCAGGTCCGTCCCCTCTCCGATCACGATCACTGCGCCCGAACCTAGCATGGTCTTGTGGGCGGCCATGGACTCGAAATCCATATTCGCAGTCTTGCATTCCTCCGCAGTCAGGATAGGCACCGAAGATCCTCCCGGAATCACCGCCTTCAGAGGCACGTCATCCAGCATTCCCCCACAAAGATCGTTGATGAGTTCCATGAGAGGAGTTCCCAAAACGATTTCGTAAACGCCCGGCCTTTTTACGTGCCCGGATACGGAAAACAATCTGGTGCCCGGTGATTTCTCGGTCCCGATCTTGGAATACCAATCGGCGCCTTTGTCCAAAATATGCGGAACCGTAGAAAAAGTCTCCACGTTGTTTACCACAGTCGGACAACGGTACAGACCGGACACGGCGGGGAACGGAGGCTTGAGTCTAGGGTGTCCTCTCCTTCCTTCCAAGGAGTTGATGAGAGCGGTCTCTTCTCCGCAGATATAAGCTCCGGCTCCGGCATAAAGAACCAGATCGAAATCGAAACCGCTTCCTTGGATGTCTTTTCCGAGATATCCTTTCGCATAGGCCTCGTCGATGGCCTTTTGCATGGAATCGATTCCTTTATTGAATTCCCCTCGGATATAAAAAAATCCCTTATTGGCGCCGATCGCCCGAGCGCCGATGACCATACCCTCGATGATCTGGTGCGGAAGTTTTTCGATCAACTTGCGGTCCTTAAAAGTTCCGGGCTCCCCTTCGTCCGCATTGCAGATGATGTATTTCGGTTTCGGTATGTCCTTGGGGATAAAGGACCATTTCATTCCCGTAGGAAAACCGGCCCCGCCTCTCCCCCTGAGCCCGGATTTTTTGACTATGTCCACGATCTCTTCCGGTTTCAATTGAAGGGCTTTCTTCATCCCGTCGTATCCGTGTACGGATTCGTAGAATTCCAATTCGTTGGATCTGGGGTCGTCGATGTATTTGGTAAGAATTTTCATTTCCGCCATGGCGATCCTCCTAATCCAGACTCCGAAGAAGTTCGTCCACTTTTTCATTCGTTAGATTTTCATAATATGCGTCGTTAATCTGCACCATAGGAGCGTATCCGCAGGCGCCCAAACATTCCACTTCTTCTACCGTAAACTTTCCGTCTTTGGTAGTCTGTCCGGTCTTGATCCCCAACTCGGAGCAGATATGCTCTTCGATCTTATCGCTGCCTCTCATATAACAACTGGAAGTTCCGCAGATCTGGATGTGGTATTTTCCCACCGGTTTTTTGTTGTACAAGGTATAGAAAGTAGCGACCCCGTATACTTGAGCGAGGGAGATGGGTGGGCCGATTTTTTCGGCGAGGTAAGCCATTCCCTCCCGATCCACGTAGCCTTTCTCTTTTTGCAAGAGATACAGACCGGGAAGAATAACACTTCTCTTATCGGGAAACATCTCCATCAGCTTGGAGAATCTCTTTTCGGAATCCGGATTGAATCGGTAGGACATCAGCAATCCAACTCCCCTGCGATAACGTTCAGGGAACTCATCGTGGCGATCGTATCCGCGAGCAATCCCCCCTTGACCAGATCGGGAAAAGATTGGTAAAACCAAAAACAAGGTCTTCGGACATGAACTCTCCAAGGGGATTTTTCCCCTTCGGACACGATATAAAAGCCGAGCTCTCCGTTTGCCGCTTCCGTGGCCTGGTAATATTCTCCCGGAGGGACCTTGACTCCGTGCATGATGATTTTGAAATGGTAGATCAATTCTTCCATGTTTTTATAAACTTTGCCTTTTTCCGGCAGATACGCGTGAGGCAGGTCCGCGTGATGGGGACCGGGAGGAATTCCCTCCACCAATTGTTCTATAATACGGATGGACTGTCGCATCTCTTCCATCCGCACTAGAGTTCGGTGCAGCACGGAACCGTCCTCCCCGATCGGAACGTCGAAATCCACTTTATCGTAAAACATGTACGGCTCATCCTTACGGACATCCCAGGGAACGCCCGCGGCCCTGAGATTCGGACCGGAATATCCGTATGAGATCGCATCCTCGGCGGAAATTCCGCCGATTCCTTTCGTACGATCCATAAAGATTCTATTATTTACCAAAAGGCTTTGGAATTCTTCGATCGCAGGCTTTAGTCCTTTGCAGATCGTACGCACTTCGTCGGCAAATTCGGGATAGATATCCTTTTCTAATCCACCTATCCTGCAGAACGTGGTAGTCAAACGGGCGCCTGTCAATTTCTCCAGGACCTGATAGATATTCTCGCGATGATGAAACAGGTGCAACATCCCGGAAAAGGCGCCTAGATCCACTCCCAGAATTCCGTTGCAGATGATATGGTCCATAATCCGAGACAATTCCGACACGATCATTCTTACATAAACGACCTTGTCCGGAACTTGGATCTCCATCATTTTTTCCACGGTGAGGATCCAGCCTATATTATTCAGAGGAGTGGAAACGTAATTCATCCGATCCGTGCAGACCAGAAATTGGTTGTAGGTATATTTCTCCCCTAGCTTTTCGAAACTGCGGTGCACGTATCCGATGACCGATTCCGCTTCGACCACTCTTTCTCCGTCCAATTGGATGACGTTCTGCAGAATTCCGTGGGTGGCCGGATGGGACGGGCCTAAGTTCACGAGAAGATGGCCTTCCGGCAAATGCCGGAATTTCGAACCGAAATGCTCGGCCGTTTTTTCGTACATGATCGTCATTCCGCCCCCATATCTTCCTTAACATGGATCGTCAAAAGGTCCTCGATCAGGTAATCCTGTCCGAATCCTTCCAAAGGATAATCCTTCCGGAGAGGGTGCCCCTGAAAATTGTCGGGCATGATCAGCCTTTCCAGCTGAGGATGGTCGCGGAAAGGAATTCCGAAAAGATCGAACACTTCCCGTTCCGGCCAGTTGGCTCCCTTAAAGAGGCTTACGATACTGGGAACCGCTTCCCCTTCTTCCACAGGAACCTTGAATTGCACCCTGGTGGTGGATTTATTTCCGGAACGCAATAGATAGCAGACTTCGAATCTAGGATTCTTTTTTCCCAGCCAATCCACTGCGGTGAGATCGTTCAGATAATTCAATTCGATTCCCGGAGAAGTTTTTAGGGCGGAGAATACCTGCAGTAGCCCTTCGGCTTTCAGGAAGAATACGGGGAGGTTGGAGAGCACCTCTTCTTCCTTATAGACGTATTGCGGAAATTTGTCTTTGAGGAAGCGATCTATGGTTTCTTTCATCGGACGACCAAAGGTTTATTTCTTTCATTGATCTCCCGAATTTTACTCATCACTTCCTGCCGTCTCGCTTCCAGGCCCTGGGTCTTGACCTTTTCTTGGAGTTTTATGACTGCGTCGAGAAGGGCCTCCGGACGGGGCGGACATCCGGGAACATACAGATCCACGGGAAGAATTCGATCAATCCCTTGGAGAACGGAATAAGCGTGAAACATCCCGCCGGAAGACGCACAGGCTCCGTAACTGATCACGAACTTCGGCTCGGAAAGCTGGTCATAGATTTCCCTGAGTACGGGAGCCATTTTATAGGTAATGGTACCCAAAACCAAAATCATATCCGCTTGCCTGGGAGAAAAAGAAGGACGTTCCGCTCCGAACCTAGCGATATCGTAATCGGAACAGGAAGCGCTCATATACTCGATTCCGCAACAAGCGGTCGCGAACGGATAAGGCCAAAGGGAGTAACTTCTTCCCCAATTGATGACGGAGTCCACACTGGCCACTTGGACCATATCTCCGTACATCTGACCGGGCTGGCTGAGTTGGTCGTTCAATCCCATTCGAGTGCCCCCTTTTTACGGATATAGATCAAACCTACAACGAGTACCAGAATAAATACAAGCATCTCCACTAGGAGAAAGTTCCCGAGCCCGGCTTCCTTAAAGGACTTCAGATTTACTGCATACGGAAAGAGAAACACCGCTTCTATATCGAATAAAATGAACAGTACAGCGACTAAATAAAACTTAATATTGAACAAACCCTTCGCGTCCCCGTAATATGGAACCCCGCATTCGAAGGTGTCATGGGGCTTGGACTTTTTCTTCGGATTCAGGAGGAATGCGAGTGCTAGGATAAGGGAGGAGAATCCTATCCCGAGGAGGAATTGTATCAGGAGGGGGCCTAGGTGTTCGGGCGAGCTTCCCATATCTATCCTTCTTCTATGGGAACCCGCGCAGGGGCAACTGTCAATCCTTTTGAAACATAAACCGGAAAAACCTCCTCCAAGATTCGGACAAACGGACGTTAACGCGCGTTTCTCTCTTGTTGAGATTTAATCTCCAAAAATGGCCTTCTCTTTCTTTGCGGGGTCCCGTACGAAGGAGAATGACCGTCGGTCTGGAGATAATTTTTTTCCCAATTTGTTTCCGATTCTTCATCGGATCGAAACGGAAAAAACCGAGGATTCGGTATGGAGAAGAGAGTCTATGGAATATATTTTTAGGCCGGACATTCTTGTAACTGAGGGAATGATCTGTGTTTGTTTTTATCTCATCCATAAAATACAATCCGGACAGCGCTCTAAACCGAAAACGGGAAAGTAATCGGCATAACGGTCGTTCTGTTTTTACTCTAAAAAGTTGGTGACAAAACTATCTCTTCCGGTAATTTCTTAAGAAAACTCTCCGAAAAGAGGAAGCGCCAAAATGGCTAAGTTGGTTTTATCTAGTTTTGCGGAACTCGAAGCATACGTAGGAAAAGAACTGGGAACGTCCGAACCCCACGAGATCACCCAAGCCCAGATCGACAAATTTGCGGAGGCCACTCTGGACCACCAATGGATCCATACGGATCCGGCCCGCGCAGCCAAAGAATCTCCGTTCGGCACTACGATCGCCCACGGATACCTGACTCTTTCCATGGCCCCCTATCTTCTCGCCCAGATTCTGGAACTGAAAAACATCAAAATGGGGATCAATTACGGGATGGAAAAACTCCGATTTATGGATCCAGTCAAGGTCGGGTCAAAGCTGAAACTGCGCGCAGAACTGATCGAATTGAAGGACCTGCGCGGAACGGCCAGGATGACCCTCAAGCTCAGCTTCGAAGTGGAAGGAGCTCCCAAACCGGCGGCAGTCGGCGAAGTGATTTACCTCTACCAGTTCGGTTGATCCCGGAACCACACTGACGCGTTCGCATGAATCCCCGTACGATTATTTATCTGATCTCCCGCATTCGGGACGAATTCCATAGACACTTGAACCGAGAGCTCAAGGAAAAAGGGCTCGGACAGCTTTCCACCACCCACGCGGACATACTGTTCGCCCTCGCGATGTCCAAAAAAGTTCCGATGCAGGAAATCGCCAAAATGATCGATCGAGACAAATCCACCCTGACAGCCTTGGTGGATAA is a window encoding:
- the nuoK gene encoding NADH-quinone oxidoreductase subunit NuoK; the protein is MNPTISGIPVEYILILACIVFTIGVAGVLFRRSAVVIFMSVELILNSVNLVFVTFSKALQQVQGEVIVFFVMAIAAAEAAIGLALVVAIQRRKKTSFVDEMNLMKW
- a CDS encoding NADH-quinone oxidoreductase subunit J family protein, with the translated sequence MVGIFDHPQLLLFFVFSGVLIAGALGVVFHPNPISSAVLLVLAFFALAGIYAVLGSVFVATMQVLVYAGAIMVLVVFVLMLLSLHDDGISKLWKHPAKKFFLLFFVAILGIVLTNAVREGVPNSQSPAHGYSSSGEYEYSIAAENGGLSKPKTVRGNTAVVGASMFLDYLLPFEVLSVLLLAAVLGAVILGKKNLGKKPGEGDL
- the nuoH gene encoding NADH-quinone oxidoreductase subunit NuoH; the encoded protein is MDWNQILFWLLKSVLFFLVFITACAYYTLAERKVAGYIQDRKGPNRAGPFGLFQPLADGIKFLTKEEIFPKNVNKVMYLIAPGISMTCAIMAWAVVPLGGVLPLPEWISRKTGLASLDLQIANPDTGILFLFAISSLAVYGIILAGWSSNNKYSLIGGIRSTAQMISYELPLGMSVAAIVILTGSLRLTDINDAQVGLWNVFKLPGLIAFLVFVVAMFAETNRLPFDLAEAESELVVGFHTEYGAFKFALFFIAEYMNMVTMSCVVSLLFFGGYNVPFGILEGSQFRAIFGLLFFTGKVLFFAFLFMWVRWTLPRFRYDQLMTIGWKKMIPWAVANIVIASVYIGMDGFWKW
- the nuoF gene encoding NADH-quinone oxidoreductase subunit NuoF yields the protein MAEMKILTKYIDDPRSNELEFYESVHGYDGMKKALQLKPEEIVDIVKKSGLRGRGGAGFPTGMKWSFIPKDIPKPKYIICNADEGEPGTFKDRKLIEKLPHQIIEGMVIGARAIGANKGFFYIRGEFNKGIDSMQKAIDEAYAKGYLGKDIQGSGFDFDLVLYAGAGAYICGEETALINSLEGRRGHPRLKPPFPAVSGLYRCPTVVNNVETFSTVPHILDKGADWYSKIGTEKSPGTRLFSVSGHVKRPGVYEIVLGTPLMELINDLCGGMLDDVPLKAVIPGGSSVPILTAEECKTANMDFESMAAHKTMLGSGAVIVIGEGTDLVETTYRFARFYAHESCGQCTPCREGTHWVRDLLHKIREGEGTSEDLELILSLSRNMEGGTTICPLSDACVGAVRPTIQKFRHEFEAKLKDRAKAPSPVASGV
- the nuoE gene encoding NADH-quinone oxidoreductase subunit NuoE, yielding MSYRFNPDSEKRFSKLMEMFPDKRSVILPGLYLLQKEKGYVDREGMAYLAEKIGPPISLAQVYGVATFYTLYNKKPVGKYHIQICGTSSCYMRGSDKIEEHICSELGIKTGQTTKDGKFTVEEVECLGACGYAPMVQINDAYYENLTNEKVDELLRSLD
- a CDS encoding NADH-quinone oxidoreductase subunit D — encoded protein: MYEKTAEHFGSKFRHLPEGHLLVNLGPSHPATHGILQNVIQLDGERVVEAESVIGYVHRSFEKLGEKYTYNQFLVCTDRMNYVSTPLNNIGWILTVEKMMEIQVPDKVVYVRMIVSELSRIMDHIICNGILGVDLGAFSGMLHLFHHRENIYQVLEKLTGARLTTTFCRIGGLEKDIYPEFADEVRTICKGLKPAIEEFQSLLVNNRIFMDRTKGIGGISAEDAISYGYSGPNLRAAGVPWDVRKDEPYMFYDKVDFDVPIGEDGSVLHRTLVRMEEMRQSIRIIEQLVEGIPPGPHHADLPHAYLPEKGKVYKNMEELIYHFKIIMHGVKVPPGEYYQATEAANGELGFYIVSEGEKSPWRVHVRRPCFWFYQSFPDLVKGGLLADTIATMSSLNVIAGELDC
- a CDS encoding NADH-quinone oxidoreductase subunit C, producing MKETIDRFLKDKFPQYVYKEEEVLSNLPVFFLKAEGLLQVFSALKTSPGIELNYLNDLTAVDWLGKKNPRFEVCYLLRSGNKSTTRVQFKVPVEEGEAVPSIVSLFKGANWPEREVFDLFGIPFRDHPQLERLIMPDNFQGHPLRKDYPLEGFGQDYLIEDLLTIHVKEDMGAE
- a CDS encoding NADH-quinone oxidoreductase subunit B, coding for MGLNDQLSQPGQMYGDMVQVASVDSVINWGRSYSLWPYPFATACCGIEYMSASCSDYDIARFGAERPSFSPRQADMILVLGTITYKMAPVLREIYDQLSEPKFVISYGACASSGGMFHAYSVLQGIDRILPVDLYVPGCPPRPEALLDAVIKLQEKVKTQGLEARRQEVMSKIREINERNKPLVVR
- a CDS encoding NADH-quinone oxidoreductase subunit A, whose product is MGSSPEHLGPLLIQFLLGIGFSSLILALAFLLNPKKKSKPHDTFECGVPYYGDAKGLFNIKFYLVAVLFILFDIEAVFLFPYAVNLKSFKEAGLGNFLLVEMLVFILVLVVGLIYIRKKGALEWD
- a CDS encoding MaoC family dehydratase codes for the protein MAKLVLSSFAELEAYVGKELGTSEPHEITQAQIDKFAEATLDHQWIHTDPARAAKESPFGTTIAHGYLTLSMAPYLLAQILELKNIKMGINYGMEKLRFMDPVKVGSKLKLRAELIELKDLRGTARMTLKLSFEVEGAPKPAAVGEVIYLYQFG
- a CDS encoding MarR family winged helix-turn-helix transcriptional regulator codes for the protein MNPRTIIYLISRIRDEFHRHLNRELKEKGLGQLSTTHADILFALAMSKKVPMQEIAKMIDRDKSTLTALVDKLEDLGYVERVRDDEDQRVVNLQLTRKAYSIRPIMLGISRSLLSGLYKGFSESEKKELVRLLDKLYKNMK